In Acidobacteriota bacterium, a single window of DNA contains:
- a CDS encoding acetyl-CoA carboxylase biotin carboxylase subunit: MVKKILVANRGEIAVRVMRACREMGIASVAVYSDCDRDAYHVRYADEAYPIGGNPARESYLKIDALVDVARRAGAEAVHPGYGFLAENPAFAAECRDAGVIFIGPTPELIALMGSKTAARQAAIKAGVPVVPGTEEPLGDDVPVETIAAIAEQIGYPVLIKAVAGGGGKGMRVVGMPADLQSSIRAARSEALSSFGSASIYLERRLPNPRHIEIQLLGDDHGTVVPFVERECSIQRRHQKVVEESPSPAVSPELRATMADRAAALARSVGYTNAGTMEFLVDGGQFFFLEMNTRLQVEHPVTEMVTGLDLVQWQIRIARGETLAIDPARALTPRGHAVECRIYAEDPDQKFIPSPGVITSFRLPSGPGIRNDAGVTPGSTVPVFYDSLISKLVAWGEDRAQSLSRLSRALQEYQVLGIQTTIPFFQWLIHEPAFLAGRFDTTFVDQVLRHREGPFAELSAESEEVAAIAAALHTLLRASATRSAAAAAGGGSPGRKGWKLAARREGLRP, encoded by the coding sequence TCGCCGTCCGCGTGATGCGGGCCTGCCGCGAGATGGGCATCGCGAGCGTGGCGGTGTACTCCGACTGCGATCGCGACGCCTACCACGTCCGCTACGCGGACGAGGCATACCCGATCGGCGGGAACCCGGCGCGCGAGAGCTATCTGAAGATCGACGCCCTGGTGGACGTGGCGAGGCGCGCGGGGGCGGAGGCCGTGCACCCCGGCTACGGGTTCCTCGCGGAGAATCCCGCTTTTGCCGCCGAGTGCCGCGACGCGGGCGTGATCTTCATCGGCCCCACCCCCGAACTGATCGCCTTGATGGGCAGCAAGACGGCGGCGCGCCAGGCCGCCATCAAGGCGGGCGTGCCGGTGGTGCCCGGCACCGAGGAGCCGCTGGGCGATGACGTCCCGGTCGAGACGATCGCCGCCATCGCGGAGCAGATCGGCTACCCCGTGCTGATCAAAGCGGTGGCTGGCGGCGGCGGCAAGGGTATGCGCGTCGTCGGGATGCCGGCCGACCTCCAATCCTCAATCCGTGCGGCGCGCTCCGAGGCGCTTTCCTCGTTTGGCAGCGCGTCCATTTACCTGGAGCGGCGCCTGCCGAATCCGCGCCACATCGAGATCCAGCTGCTCGGCGACGACCACGGAACGGTCGTGCCGTTCGTCGAGCGCGAATGCTCGATCCAGCGCCGGCATCAGAAGGTGGTCGAAGAGTCACCGTCTCCCGCGGTCTCGCCGGAGCTGCGCGCGACGATGGCGGACCGCGCCGCGGCGCTCGCGCGATCGGTCGGCTACACCAACGCGGGGACGATGGAGTTCCTCGTGGACGGCGGGCAGTTCTTTTTCCTGGAGATGAACACGCGTCTCCAGGTGGAGCACCCCGTCACCGAGATGGTCACCGGCCTGGATCTCGTCCAGTGGCAGATTCGGATCGCGCGCGGCGAAACGCTGGCGATTGATCCCGCTCGCGCGCTGACGCCGCGCGGGCACGCGGTCGAGTGCCGGATTTACGCGGAGGATCCGGATCAGAAGTTCATCCCGTCGCCGGGCGTGATCACCTCCTTCCGCCTTCCGTCCGGGCCGGGGATCAGGAACGATGCCGGCGTCACGCCGGGTTCGACCGTCCCGGTCTTCTACGATTCGTTGATCTCCAAGCTGGTCGCGTGGGGAGAGGACCGCGCCCAGTCGCTCAGCCGGCTCTCGCGAGCGCTGCAGGAATACCAGGTGCTCGGCATCCAGACGACGATCCCGTTTTTCCAGTGGCTGATCCACGAGCCGGCGTTTCTCGCAGGCCGTTTCGACACGACGTTCGTCGATCAGGTGCTGCGGCACCGCGAGGGGCCGTTCGCCGAGCTCTCCGCGGAGTCGGAAGAAGTCGCCGCGATCGCCGCGGCGCTCCATACCCTGCTGCGCGCGAGCGCAACGCGCTCGGCCGCGGCTGCCGCCGGAGGGGGAAGCCCGGGGCGCAAGGGGTGGAAACTGGCGGCGCGGCGCGAGGGTCTGAGGCCGTGA
- a CDS encoding acetyl-CoA carboxylase biotin carboxyl carrier protein subunit, translating to MIATFEIEINGRTRTVAVERIGPAADGRYRITIEGRTRDVDARTAGTGRLSLLFPEERARSYDVAVAQASSTDLHIHLADGAVTAIVNGRRSRREGPPDAAGAGEQRIAAPMPGRVVRVLVSPGDEIQARQPLVVVEAMKMENELSAARAGRVKDVQVRDGMSVEAGRLLVIIE from the coding sequence GTGATCGCCACCTTCGAGATCGAGATCAACGGGCGCACCCGGACGGTGGCGGTCGAGCGTATCGGGCCCGCTGCCGACGGCCGCTACCGGATTACGATCGAAGGACGCACGCGCGACGTGGACGCCCGGACCGCCGGCACGGGCCGGCTGTCGCTGCTGTTCCCGGAGGAGCGCGCGAGGAGCTACGACGTGGCCGTCGCACAGGCCTCGTCGACCGACCTGCATATTCACCTGGCGGACGGGGCCGTGACGGCGATCGTCAACGGCCGCCGTTCGCGCCGCGAGGGACCGCCGGACGCGGCGGGCGCCGGCGAGCAGCGGATCGCGGCGCCGATGCCGGGCCGCGTCGTCCGCGTGCTCGTGAGCCCCGGGGACGAGATCCAGGCGCGGCAGCCGCTCGTCGTGGTCGAGGCGATGAAGATGGAAAACGAGCTGTCGGCCGCGCGCGCCGGGCGCGTGAAGGACGTCCAGGTGCGCGACGGCATGTCGGTCGAGGCCGGCCGCCTCCTCGTCATCATCGAATGA
- a CDS encoding translocation/assembly module TamB, whose translation MKVRVGRAIVRAAVGLALLLLLVVAVTVTIDVGPSVRDRAEREATSYLKRRVTIGRISARIIPGRYVVEDLVVAGLEPGHRPFLTARKIEVSMPAWTLFNRQVVFNAIHMTGWRMIVETFPDGRHNFPKFTREPRTTGPRRWTTTLQYVTADRGEFLYDDHGTPWSTLARNLNVTVFKAGATYRGHASFSNGLISIQSYVPMRADMASLFRIDGGIVHFDHLDLKTDGARSIVTGDVNLGKWPEQLYQVRSHIQFSRMREIFFARDHFTLSGEGDFEGTFHLFKGGRALKGRFSSPLAGVNAYRFPRLQGAVVWLPDSVEVPHASASVFGGQSQFSYRMWRNPSRTGWRARFDARYRDVDLAQYTDFLETKGLRLAGRATGRNLLEWPIGRFSAQLHGEGAVDVRAPAGVALQGRELTPEQAALAEARGIDAGPFNRDLPAGYVPIAGHVAYRFTPDWITLDDSWIAASSTYVSFKGRTAWLENADIPFHVTSRDWQDSDRVMAAILTAFNSPTSPVPMGGHGTFDGVMRQSFRRPRIEGAFDGGGLSAWNIVWGRGRADIIVENSYVDVRRALITAPLPGGGASTIKVDGRFSLGYPRRDGGEEINAYIVMARRPLEDLRIAFELYDYPVDGLASGEFRLQGFYEGPNGFGRLQIDDGVAYDETFERATAGLRFEGTGVRLDGIVIRKSTGAATGAAWVGWDGTYSFNTDGRRIPVESLKNFEFPQAPLSGLLQFTATGNGTFEAPRYDVRFGVADLYAGEEGIGQVSGRLGIRGDLMTLEVEAASPRLAVSGSGQIELTDEMDTEMTFRFSDTSLDPYVRTFVPKLSPFTTAVASGTIRVAGELYVPEHLQVDVAVEQLDATLFDYRLRNDGPMRLAFDQDTIVLGSRSLVCQDAVRRVKLVGEGTQLELCGSIDLKQDRVALSATGDANLGLLQGFFRDVRSSGAAKLSADIRGTLKEPIFSGLARIDHGRIRHFSLPHSLDAINGSLSFDGRGVRMDHLTARMGGGLVTFGGSIGLSGYLPGNLSLTAVGEGMRLRYPEGFSSLVDADLSLRGTMASPVIGGTATVRSATWTRRFDPSAGLFGLGAVGGGTAATAPAPSGFPLRFDIRIVAPSTLRVNNNVSDLTVSADLRLTGSYDRPALLGRAEVERGWLIFEGNRYVVTRGAFDFANPARIEPYFDVEAQTRVQVPGETFRVTLSAAGTPNGFTWDASSDPPLPRIEVLSLLLGEGTGENPELRALQRGQQTEQELFTAFATRGLTTELSVINRAVEQTFGVTTQITPIIGELSTLQSLNPAARVTIGKRLSSRVYVTYSQALGAGHTEQIILVEYDQNERLGWILSRNEDNTFALEFRVRHTH comes from the coding sequence ATGAAGGTCCGGGTCGGGCGGGCCATCGTCCGCGCGGCGGTCGGGCTGGCCCTCCTGCTGCTGCTCGTCGTTGCCGTCACGGTGACGATCGACGTGGGTCCCTCGGTGCGCGACCGCGCCGAGCGCGAAGCCACCAGCTACCTGAAACGGCGCGTCACGATCGGGCGAATCTCCGCGCGGATCATCCCGGGCCGGTACGTCGTCGAGGACCTGGTGGTTGCCGGCCTCGAGCCGGGGCACCGGCCGTTCCTCACCGCGCGCAAGATCGAAGTCTCGATGCCGGCGTGGACCCTGTTCAACCGGCAGGTCGTCTTCAACGCCATCCATATGACCGGCTGGAGGATGATCGTCGAGACGTTTCCCGACGGCCGGCACAACTTCCCGAAATTCACCCGCGAGCCGCGGACCACGGGGCCGAGGCGCTGGACGACGACGTTGCAGTACGTCACCGCGGACCGAGGGGAGTTCCTCTACGACGATCACGGCACGCCGTGGTCCACGCTGGCGCGCAACCTGAACGTCACGGTGTTCAAGGCGGGCGCGACGTACCGCGGCCACGCGTCGTTTTCGAACGGGTTGATCTCGATCCAGTCCTACGTGCCGATGCGCGCGGACATGGCGTCGCTGTTCCGCATCGACGGCGGGATCGTGCACTTCGACCACCTCGATCTGAAGACCGACGGCGCGCGGTCGATCGTCACCGGCGACGTCAACCTGGGCAAGTGGCCCGAGCAGCTCTACCAGGTGCGATCGCACATCCAGTTCTCGCGCATGAGGGAGATCTTCTTCGCGCGCGACCACTTCACGCTGTCGGGCGAAGGGGACTTCGAAGGCACGTTCCACCTCTTCAAGGGCGGCCGGGCGCTCAAGGGGCGTTTCAGCAGCCCGCTGGCCGGCGTCAACGCGTACCGGTTCCCGCGGCTGCAGGGCGCCGTCGTGTGGCTCCCGGACAGCGTCGAGGTGCCGCACGCCTCGGCGTCGGTGTTCGGCGGTCAGTCGCAGTTCAGCTACAGGATGTGGCGGAACCCTTCACGCACGGGATGGCGGGCACGCTTCGATGCGAGGTACCGGGACGTGGACCTCGCGCAGTACACGGACTTTCTCGAGACGAAAGGGCTGCGCCTCGCGGGGCGCGCGACGGGACGCAACCTGCTCGAGTGGCCCATCGGGCGGTTCAGCGCGCAGCTGCACGGCGAGGGGGCGGTCGACGTGCGGGCGCCCGCGGGAGTGGCGCTCCAGGGGCGAGAGCTGACGCCGGAGCAGGCCGCGCTCGCCGAGGCGCGCGGCATTGACGCGGGGCCGTTCAATCGCGACCTGCCGGCCGGATACGTGCCGATCGCCGGACACGTCGCCTATCGCTTCACGCCCGACTGGATCACGCTCGATGACAGCTGGATTGCCGCGAGCAGCACGTACGTGTCGTTCAAGGGGCGCACGGCGTGGCTGGAGAACGCGGACATTCCGTTCCACGTCACGAGCCGTGACTGGCAGGACAGCGACCGCGTGATGGCCGCGATCCTGACCGCGTTCAACTCGCCCACCTCCCCCGTGCCGATGGGCGGGCACGGCACGTTCGACGGCGTGATGCGCCAGTCCTTCCGGCGGCCGCGGATCGAGGGGGCCTTCGATGGCGGTGGCCTGAGCGCGTGGAACATCGTCTGGGGCCGCGGCCGCGCCGACATCATCGTCGAAAACAGCTACGTGGACGTGCGGCGCGCGCTCATCACCGCGCCGCTTCCCGGCGGCGGCGCGTCGACGATCAAGGTCGATGGCAGATTCTCGCTGGGCTATCCGCGGCGGGACGGCGGCGAGGAGATTAACGCCTACATCGTCATGGCGCGCCGCCCCCTCGAGGACCTGCGCATCGCCTTCGAGCTGTACGACTACCCGGTGGACGGCCTCGCGTCCGGCGAATTCCGCCTGCAGGGATTCTACGAAGGCCCGAATGGCTTCGGCCGGCTGCAGATCGATGACGGCGTGGCGTACGACGAGACGTTCGAGCGCGCCACTGCCGGGCTGCGGTTCGAAGGCACCGGCGTGCGGCTCGACGGCATCGTGATCCGGAAGAGCACCGGCGCCGCGACCGGCGCGGCGTGGGTGGGCTGGGACGGCACGTATTCGTTCAACACCGACGGCCGGCGGATCCCGGTGGAGTCGCTGAAGAATTTCGAGTTCCCGCAGGCGCCCCTCTCGGGCCTGCTGCAGTTCACCGCGACGGGCAACGGCACGTTCGAGGCGCCGCGCTACGACGTGAGGTTCGGCGTGGCCGACCTGTACGCGGGCGAAGAGGGCATCGGGCAGGTGTCGGGACGGCTCGGGATCCGCGGCGACCTGATGACGCTGGAAGTGGAAGCCGCCTCGCCGCGACTCGCGGTGTCCGGGTCGGGCCAGATCGAGCTGACCGACGAGATGGACACCGAGATGACGTTCCGGTTTTCCGACACGTCGCTCGATCCGTATGTCCGCACCTTCGTGCCGAAGCTCTCGCCGTTCACCACCGCCGTGGCGAGCGGAACGATCCGCGTCGCCGGCGAGCTGTACGTGCCCGAGCACCTGCAGGTCGACGTGGCGGTGGAACAGCTCGACGCGACGCTGTTCGACTATCGCCTGCGGAACGACGGGCCGATGCGGCTCGCGTTCGACCAGGACACGATCGTCCTCGGCAGCCGCTCCCTCGTCTGCCAGGACGCGGTCCGCCGCGTGAAGCTGGTCGGCGAAGGCACGCAGCTCGAACTGTGCGGCAGCATCGATCTGAAGCAGGACCGGGTCGCGCTGAGCGCCACGGGGGACGCGAACCTCGGGCTGCTGCAGGGGTTCTTCCGCGACGTGCGCAGCTCGGGGGCCGCGAAGCTCTCGGCCGACATCCGCGGCACGTTGAAGGAGCCGATCTTCTCGGGGCTCGCGCGAATCGACCACGGCCGCATCCGGCATTTCTCGCTGCCGCACTCGCTCGACGCGATCAACGGCAGCCTGTCGTTCGACGGGCGCGGCGTGCGGATGGACCACCTCACGGCGCGGATGGGCGGCGGGCTCGTGACCTTCGGCGGCAGCATCGGGCTGAGCGGCTACCTGCCGGGGAACTTGAGCCTCACCGCGGTCGGCGAAGGCATGCGCCTCCGCTATCCGGAGGGATTCAGCTCGCTCGTGGACGCCGATCTGTCGCTGCGCGGCACGATGGCGAGCCCGGTGATCGGAGGGACGGCCACGGTCCGCAGCGCCACGTGGACGCGCCGTTTCGATCCGAGTGCAGGGCTCTTCGGCCTTGGCGCCGTCGGCGGCGGCACCGCCGCGACCGCGCCGGCGCCCTCCGGGTTCCCGCTGCGGTTCGACATCCGGATCGTCGCCCCCTCGACGCTGCGCGTGAACAACAACGTCTCCGACCTGACGGTCAGCGCGGACCTGCGACTGACCGGCTCGTACGATCGCCCGGCGCTCCTCGGCCGCGCGGAGGTCGAGCGCGGCTGGCTGATCTTCGAGGGCAACCGCTACGTGGTGACGCGCGGCGCGTTCGACTTCGCCAACCCCGCGCGCATCGAGCCGTACTTCGACGTCGAAGCGCAGACGCGCGTGCAGGTTCCCGGCGAGACGTTTCGCGTGACCCTTTCCGCGGCCGGGACGCCGAACGGTTTCACGTGGGACGCCTCGTCCGACCCGCCGCTGCCGCGCATCGAGGTGCTCTCATTGCTGCTCGGCGAAGGCACCGGCGAGAACCCCGAGCTGCGCGCGCTGCAGCGCGGCCAGCAGACCGAGCAGGAGTTGTTCACGGCGTTCGCCACGCGCGGGCTCACCACCGAGCTGTCGGTCATCAACCGCGCCGTCGAGCAGACCTTCGGCGTGACCACCCAGATCACCCCGATCATCGGCGAGCTGAGCACGCTGCAGTCGTTGAACCCGGCGGCGCGCGTCACGATCGGCAAGCGCCTGTCGAGCCGCGTGTACGTCACCTACTCGCAGGCGCTCGGCGCGGGGCACACCGAGCAGATCATCCTCGTCGAGTACGATCAGAACGAGCGCCTCGGGTGGATTCTCTCGCGCAACGAGGACAACACGTTCGCGCTCGAGTTCCGCGTGCGCCACACCCACTGA